The DNA segment CGCGACCATGACGCTCTCGATCATCGCTGAGCTCATGCCAAACATGAAATGCCCGGCGAGGTTTTCAGCCGTGAGCGGCGTCGGCCTGCGATAGTCCATCACCACAAGATCGGCCGCAGCATTTTCGTCGAGCGTTCCCATCTCGACGCCGAAAGTTTGCGAGGCCAGCCGCTGATTGTTCGCCAGCACCGACAGCCAGTCGCCCGCGCCACGCGGCAGCCGCGCGTCGCTGCCTTTGAAGAAAGCGAAGCGCGCTTCGTCGAACATATCCGCGCCGATGCCATCCGTGCCCATCACGACGCGCTCGCCGAACTCAGCGACCGGCGCATAGCCGACCTGGTTATTCATGTTCGAGCGCGGATTGTGGGCAAACCATGCGCCGGCATGGCGGGCGATGCGGATGTCGCGTTTGCTCAGGTGTACGCCGTGCGCCAGAATCGTTTGATCGTTCAAGGCGTCGAAACGGGCCAGCCGTTCGACCACACCCAGGCCATAGTTTGCCCGCGCGTGTACCACGTCATAGCCATCTTCTGCGACGTGGATGTGCAATCCCGCGCCGGTTTCTCGGATCATCTCGGCGCAGGCGGCCAACGCTTCATCAGACAGCGTGAAGGAAGCGTGCGCGCCAACCAGGGCGCGAAACTGACGGTCGGAACGGGTCGCCGTCGATGCTTGCCCCGGCGCGTTCGTCCAGCGCGCGAAGTCGCGTGTTTCGTTGATGCCAGCCATGCGCTTGCGGGCGCCGCCGCGGTCGGTGATCTCGTAACAGAGTGCGCCGCGCAGACCGATGGCGGCCATGGCTTCCTGCACGATGCTGAGCGAGCCTTTGATGTGCGAAGGCGAGGCGTGATGATCGAACAGGCAGGTCGTGCCGGCGCGCGCCGCATCCATTGCGCCGGCGACGGCGCTCCAATAGATCGTCTCTTCATCGAGCGCGCGATCCAGCCGCCACCAGACCAGCTCAAGAATCTCGCGAAAGTTCGCAGGCACACGCGGCGGCGCGGGCATGCCACGCGCCAGCGCCGAATACAGATGGGTGTGGGCGCAGACCATGCCGGGAAGCAGGAGCTTGCCGCTCAGGTCAATCACTTC comes from the Blastocatellia bacterium genome and includes:
- the ssnA gene encoding putative aminohydrolase SsnA, with amino-acid sequence MSPHPPKSYLLKSATLLRLAPAAVERADLRIRDGRIVKRGTRLRASADDEVIDLSGKLLLPGMVCAHTHLYSALARGMPAPPRVPANFREILELVWWRLDRALDEETIYWSAVAGAMDAARAGTTCLFDHHASPSHIKGSLSIVQEAMAAIGLRGALCYEITDRGGARKRMAGINETRDFARWTNAPGQASTATRSDRQFRALVGAHASFTLSDEALAACAEMIRETGAGLHIHVAEDGYDVVHARANYGLGVVERLARFDALNDQTILAHGVHLSKRDIRIARHAGAWFAHNPRSNMNNQVGYAPVAEFGERVVMGTDGIGADMFDEARFAFFKGSDARLPRGAGDWLSVLANNQRLASQTFGVEMGTLDENAAADLVVMDYRRPTPLTAENLAGHFMFGMSSAMIESVMVAGRFIIRDRRAAYPEAALYERAQQAAAKLWKKLQRSRP